One stretch of Brettanomyces nanus chromosome 4, complete sequence DNA includes these proteins:
- a CDS encoding uncharacterized protein (EggNog:ENOG41) yields MTEMETTETMERTEATEVTGTAEAPKTLSSSQSIKVHSSKELGDDSEATESSEESPDSTISVGSAESNPNIIPDRVFVGNLPYEVTEEEVRGLTPDLKIVSVEIPKKQFFNKSMSQPIIQSKGYGFITFTSADDATKALKSIAGKKIGEREIYAKAAVPQSANRQRYGYYNNGYNGYNNYNYNYNYNYGGYGNGGGQIQPDFDAGLDVTKSVNGNSNVNGNYRYYNRMYYPRGGYYYAPAAAAAAAAVAGYYRPQYMRRGGEYPNSGYPTNPMVGESNDGEGQGVLSSTEADNHMNGTIPTLDAPLIMDTGAIPLTRGYRQPFHHPQKTKEEKLKKLEEGTPSRTTVFVGNLDRNVTVNDLREFFKELEPQWIRVPRKILPKFLYQKFKAQNIPIQNKGIAFIRFANEDNQKAAIERFNGNEFRGKPLNVTVAIDSAPEKDREAKEVLGEEPEAEPTALPEEPPEEEPKEEPNEASEEEPKKEPKEELKEEPKEPPEEKPKEESKNEVEKEVEKEVEKEAEKKVEHLNGSIDAGLSD; encoded by the coding sequence ATGACTGAAATGGAAACGACGGAAACGATGGAAAGGACGGAAGCGACGGAAGTGACGGGAACGGCGGAGGCTCCAAAAACTTTAAGCTCTTCACAGTCCATAAAGGTTCATTCTTCCAAGGAGTTGGGCGACGATTCCGAGGCCACTGAATCCTCCGAAGAGTCACCTGACTCTACCATATCTGTTGGGTCTGCCGAATCAAATCCAAATATAATCCCAGATAGAGTGTTTGTGGGAAACTTACCTTACGAGGTGactgaggaagaagttcGTGGGTTGACTCCTGATTTAAAAATCGTCTCTGTAgagattccaaagaagcaattcttcaacaagtcTATGAGTCAACCTATCATACAGTCTAAAGGCTATGGTTTCATCACCTTTACAAGTGCTGATGATGCTACCAAGGCTCTCAAATCTATTGCCGGAAAGAAGATAGGCGAGCGTGAGATATATGCTAAAGCTGCCGTTCCTCAGTCTGCTAACAGACAGCGTTATGGCTATTACAATAATGGTTACAACGGCTACAACAATTATAATTACAACTACAATTACAATTACGGTGGCTATGGCAATGGTGGTGGCCAAATCCAGCCTGATTTTGATGCGGGTCTTGACGTTACCAAAAGTGTCAACGGTAACAGCAATGTAAATGGCAACTATCGCTACTACAATCGTATGTACTATCCCCGGGGTGGATACTATTATGCGCCAGCGGCTGCTGCTGCGGCCGCCGCTGTGGCTGGTTACTATCGACCCCAATATATGCGCAGAGGAGGCGAGTACCCAAACTCTGGCTACCCTACCAATCCGATGGTGGGAGAATCCAACGATGGAGAAGGTCAAGGTGTTTTATCCTCTACCGAGGCCGATAATCATATGAATGGTACAATTCCAACTCTGGATGCACCATTGATAATGGATACCGGTGCGATCCCTTTAACTCGAGGTTACAGACAACCGTTCCATCATCCGCAGAAGaccaaggaagagaaattgaagaagttggaaGAGGGAACTCCTTCCAGGACGACTGTGTTTGTCGGAAATTTGGACCGAAACGTTACAGTTAACGACCTGAGAGAGTTTTTCAAGGAACTTGAACCTCAATGGATTCGTGTTCCTCGAAAGATTCTTCCAAAATTCCTTTATCAGAAATTTAAGGCTCAGAATATCCCAATTCAGAATAAGGGTATTGCATTCATTCGGTTTGCAAACGAAGATAATCAGAAAGCTGCTATCGAGAGGTTCAATGGTAATGAATTTAGAGGCAAACCTTTGAATGTTACAGTGGCCATTGATTCTGCTCCGGAGAAGGACAGGGAGGCGAAGGAGGTGCTCGGTGAGGAACCTGAAGCGGAACCTACAGCGCTGCCTGAAGAGCCTCCTGAAgaggaacctaaagaggagCCCAATGAGGCATCTGAAGAGGAACCTAAAAaggaacctaaagaggaactTAAAGAGGAACCGAAAGAGCCTCCTGAAGAGaaacctaaagaggaatCTAAAAATGAGGTCGAGAAGGAGGTCGAGAAGGAGGTCGAGAAGGAGGCCGAGAAAAAGGTCGAACACCTCAATGGATCGATTGATGCTGGGCTATCTGACTAA